The segment CAAGCTACGGCCGGCATGGCCTGATGGATCGTCCCCCCACAGCACGGCCCAGCCATGAGCGAGACGCTGGATACCCTTCCGACCCCGGCCCTGATCCTCGATCGCGCGATCCTGCTGCGCAACACCAGGCGCATGAGCCAGCGGCTGGCGGAAGCCGGCGTCGCCCTGCGCCCGCACGTGAAGACGGCCAAGTCGCTGGAGGTCGCGCGGCTCGCCACCGAGGGCCATGACGGACGCATCACCGTCTCGACACTGGCCGAGGCGCGCTACTTCGCCTCGGGTGGCTTCAAGGACATCTTCTACGCCGTAGGCATCGTGCCCTCCAAGCTGCCGGCGATCACCGCCCTGCGCCGCCAAGGCGTGAACCTGCGCGTGGTGACCGACAACCTGACGGTCGCCCAGGCGATCGCCGAAGCTGGCCGTGCCGGCGATTCGTTCTCGGTCTTCATCGAGATCGACAGCGGCGCCGGCCGCGCCGGCCTGCCCTATCCGGACCTGTCGGCGCTGCTCGACATTGCCCGTACGCTGCACGCGGCACCCAATGTCGAGCTCGCCGGCGTCATGACGCATGGCGGCCACTCCTATCATCAGAACACCGTCGACGGCGTTCGCCGCGCCGCCGAGCAGGAGCGGACAGCCGTGACGGCGGCGGCGAAGATGCTGCGTGACGCTGGCCTGCCCTGTCCGATCGTCAGCGCCGGCTCGACGCCCACAGCAATGCACGCCCAGGGCTTCGACGGCATCACCGAGATGCGCCCCGGCGTCTATGTCTTCAACGATCTCGACCAGGTCGGCATCGGCTCCTGCGGCTCGGGCGACATGGCGCTCTCGGTGGTGGCCTCGGTGATTGGCCACTACCCGCATCGCAACCAGCTGCTGATCGACGCCGGCGCGCTGGCGCTGTCGAAGGACATCAGCGCCCAGGAGTTCATGCCCAAGGCGGGCTACGGCACGATCAAGGATTCGCCGGTGCCCGAGCTGGCCGTGGTCGCCTGCTCGCAAGAGCACGGCTTCGTCGGCGCCGAGACCAAGCTGCCCTACGACAAGCTGCCGATCGGCTCGCGCCTGCGCATCATGCCCAATCACGCCTGCATCACGGCGGCGGCCTATGACCGCTACTACGTCGTCGACAGCGAGCAGGGCGATGGCCGTACCGTCGTGGCGACTTACGACCGGGTCAATGGCTGGTAGCCTTGCGCGCCGGCTGCTCACCGGCGTCCTGCTTGCGTTGCTGGCCGGGCCCGCCCTGGCGCAGGCGCGCTACGATGTGGGCACGAAGGTCATGACCGTGCCGCATCCGGGACTCGCCTCGATCCCGGTCACGGTGTGGTTTCCGGCGCCCAGGAGCGGCGCCGTCGCCAAGCAGGACCGCAAGCCAGCACCCGGCAAGCGCCGTCTGGTCGTTCTGTCGCACGGCTCCGGTGGCGGTCTCGACAACCACGGCGACACCATCCACGCCCTGGTCTCGGCGGGGCTTCTGGTCGCCACACCGCTGCACCCCTACGACAATCGCCGCGATATGAGCGGCGCCGGCAGCGACCTGCAGCTGCTGGGCCGGCCGCAGCATGTCGTGCTGGTGCTGGACGCCATCCTCTCCGATAGCCTGCTGGCACGGGCGGTCGATCCGGCCCGCATCGGCTTCATCGGCTACTCCGCCGGAGGCTATACCGGCCTTGTGCTCGCCGGGGCGCGGCCCGATTTCAGGCTCGGGCTGGTCCACTGTGCCCAGGGCGACAGGGATTCCGCGTTCTGCGGCTGGATGGGCCGCGGCGGCGTGCGTCGCGCGCGCAGCGACCTGAAGGTGACGCACGATGCGCGCATCCGCGCCGCCGTGCTGATGGCGCCGGCCTGGAGCATCTTCTTCGACCGTCATGGTCTTGCCGACGTGGGCATCCCGCTGCGCATCTATCGCGCCGCCAACGACACCACCGTGCGCGCCGCCACGGGCGAGGAGCATCTGCTGAAGCTGCTGCCGAAGCCGCCGGAGTACGTTGTGATCCCCGGCGGCGACCACAACGTGTTCGTGGCACCCTGCGGGCCCGGCATGCGCGGCCCCGCCTGCGCCGATCCCAAGGGCGTCGATCGCGTGGCGATCCATCGCGTCATGAACGGCGAGATCCTCGATTTCTTCGACCGCACGCTGGGCAAGGACCCATGAAGCAGGCGCTCTTGATCATCGACATGCAGCAGGGTTCGTTCACGCCGCAGACGCCACGCCACGACGCCGTCGCGCTGGTGGTCCGGCTCAACCGGCTGGCGGAGTCGGTGCGCCGCCGCGGCGGCATCGTCGTCTTCATCCAGCACGACGGGCCGCAGGGCGATCCGCATCACCCTTCCCTGCCCGGCTGGCGCCTGCTGCGCGAGCTCGACGCGCAGATGACGGATACGGTGATCCGCAAGCGATCCTGCGACTCGTTCCTCGAGACCGGCCTCGACGAGTTCCTGCGGCAGCAGGGCGTCGAGCAGCTGATCGTCACCGGCTGCGCGACGGACTATTGCGTCGACACGACGGTGCGCAGCGCCCTGGCGCGACGCTGGTCGACGATCGTGCCGCCGGACGGACACACGACCTCCGATCGCCCGCATCTGCCGGCGGTGAAGATCATCGAGCACCACAACTCGATCTGGGCGGATTTCATCGCCCCGGCCGGACCGGCAGTGATCCGCCGCTGCGCCGAGCTATAGCGAGTTCACCGTGTGGCCGCCGTCGACGGTGATGTCGGCGCCGGTCATGAAGGCGCCGGCGTCCGAGGCCAGCAGCAGCAGCGCGCCGTCGAGGTCCGACGGCTTTCCCAGCCGGCGCTGCGGCACGCGTGCGATCAGCCGCTGCCCCGGCTCGGTGCGCCAGAATGCGGCGTTCATCTCGGTCTCGATGTAGCCCGGCGAGATGGCGTTGACCTGGATCGAATGGCGCGCCCACTCCATCGCCAGCACGCGCGTCAGATGCAGCAAGCCTGCCTTGGCGGCGTTGTAGGGCGCGACCTGGCCGATGGTGCGCAGGCCGAGGATTGAGGCGATATTTATCAGCCGGCCGGGCCGCTTCGCCTTCACCCAGCGCTGTGCTGCGGTCTGCGCCACCAGCCAGGCGCCGCGCAGATTGGTGTTGGTGACCTCGTCCCAATCCTTCTCCGGCATCTCCAGCGCCGGCTTGACGATGCTGATGCCGGCGTTGTTGACGACGATGTCGCATACGCCCAGCGCCGCTTCGGCGTCGTCGAAGGCGGCGCGGATCGATCCGCCCGACAGCACGTCCATCGCCACGGCGTGCGCGCGCTGGCCCTTGCTGCCCAGCTCGGCGACCAGATCGGCGAGGCGACCGGCACGCCGCGCAGTGATCGCCACCGACGCGCCATGCGCAGCGAGCGTGCGCGCGAAATGCAGGCCCAATCCCGACGAGGCGCCGGTGACCATCGCCACCTTGCCGGTGAGGTCGAAAGTCTTGGACATGCCCTCGTCTCCCGCGTTCAGATGCGCGCCGTTATAGGCGAGCGTTACCGAAGGGGAAACTATGGACCTGGCTCTCAAGGGCAAGCGCGTGCTGGTCACCGGCGGAACCAAAAGCATCGGCCGCGCCATCGTCGACACCTTCGTCGCCGAAGGTGCGATCGTCGGCTTCTGCGCCCGCGACGCTGCGCTGGTGACGCAGCGCGAGGGCGAGTGGCGAAACAGCGGCTTCAAGGTGACCGGCAGTGCGCTCGATGTGACGGACTCCCCCAAGCTCAAGGCCTGGATCGATGGCTTCGCCCGCGAGCACGCGGGCATCGACCATTTCGTCGCCAATGTCAGCGCACTGGGCAGCCCCAACACGGCCGAGGGCTGGCGTCACGCCGTCGAGGTCGACCTGCTGGCCACGGTCGACGCGCTCGCCATCGTGCAACCCCATCTGGAAAAGAGCGCGCCGGGCTCGACCGCCTGCATCATCGGCACGGTGGCGCTGGTCGAGGTCTCGAACCCGACCTCACCCTACCGCTCGGTGAAGGCGGCGCTGACGCCGCTGGTGAAGTCGCTCGCGATCGACCTCGCACCCAAGGGCGTGCGCGTCAACATGGTCTCGCCAGGCACCATCATCGAGGACGGAAATACCTGGGGCCGTCAGCGCGACGCCAACACGCCGCGCTACCAGGACTCGATGAAGCGCAACCCGACCGGCCGCATGGGCACGCCGCAGGAGATCGCCAACACGGTCGTGTTCCTCGCCAGCGAACG is part of the Alphaproteobacteria bacterium genome and harbors:
- a CDS encoding cysteine hydrolase, which codes for MKQALLIIDMQQGSFTPQTPRHDAVALVVRLNRLAESVRRRGGIVVFIQHDGPQGDPHHPSLPGWRLLRELDAQMTDTVIRKRSCDSFLETGLDEFLRQQGVEQLIVTGCATDYCVDTTVRSALARRWSTIVPPDGHTTSDRPHLPAVKIIEHHNSIWADFIAPAGPAVIRRCAEL
- a CDS encoding glucose 1-dehydrogenase; the encoded protein is MSKTFDLTGKVAMVTGASSGLGLHFARTLAAHGASVAITARRAGRLADLVAELGSKGQRAHAVAMDVLSGGSIRAAFDDAEAALGVCDIVVNNAGISIVKPALEMPEKDWDEVTNTNLRGAWLVAQTAAQRWVKAKRPGRLINIASILGLRTIGQVAPYNAAKAGLLHLTRVLAMEWARHSIQVNAISPGYIETEMNAAFWRTEPGQRLIARVPQRRLGKPSDLDGALLLLASDAGAFMTGADITVDGGHTVNSL
- a CDS encoding SDR family oxidoreductase gives rise to the protein MDLALKGKRVLVTGGTKSIGRAIVDTFVAEGAIVGFCARDAALVTQREGEWRNSGFKVTGSALDVTDSPKLKAWIDGFAREHAGIDHFVANVSALGSPNTAEGWRHAVEVDLLATVDALAIVQPHLEKSAPGSTACIIGTVALVEVSNPTSPYRSVKAALTPLVKSLAIDLAPKGVRVNMVSPGTIIEDGNTWGRQRDANTPRYQDSMKRNPTGRMGTPQEIANTVVFLASERSSFTTGINMIVDGGITRRIQY
- a CDS encoding alanine racemase translates to MSETLDTLPTPALILDRAILLRNTRRMSQRLAEAGVALRPHVKTAKSLEVARLATEGHDGRITVSTLAEARYFASGGFKDIFYAVGIVPSKLPAITALRRQGVNLRVVTDNLTVAQAIAEAGRAGDSFSVFIEIDSGAGRAGLPYPDLSALLDIARTLHAAPNVELAGVMTHGGHSYHQNTVDGVRRAAEQERTAVTAAAKMLRDAGLPCPIVSAGSTPTAMHAQGFDGITEMRPGVYVFNDLDQVGIGSCGSGDMALSVVASVIGHYPHRNQLLIDAGALALSKDISAQEFMPKAGYGTIKDSPVPELAVVACSQEHGFVGAETKLPYDKLPIGSRLRIMPNHACITAAAYDRYYVVDSEQGDGRTVVATYDRVNGW